In the genome of Mercurialis annua linkage group LG8, ddMerAnnu1.2, whole genome shotgun sequence, the window TGTGCATCTTTTATCACCTTTTCTTCTTTCAGTTTTCTGATCTCTTCTGTGATAGCCAGCTAATTCATAGGTGAATGTCTTCTCTTCTTCTACACTACCGGTTTTGAGTCAGGGGCGATGTTCCACCGATGACATATGAATGAATCTTTGAGGCTTCAGATATTGTCTACTAAGGATTTTCGGACTCCTTCCTCCAGCTCCCCCCCATCATGATTTCATTGCCAGGGAACAACTCTATCGTCGTGGTGCTGTCGTAGTGTTCAGCTCTATCTACTTTTTCCGAGGGTTAAGCTGTTAGGATTGGTAATATAACATAGACCTTCTTGAGGGTTGTGAACTATGCCTCTCGAGCTGACTTTTGGAATCCCCTTATTTCTGCTTTTCTGTCTAGCGTTGGGATCTTAATTAGTAGATACCTCATGCAAATGGATGCACAAGTGTCGTGCAACAACGATTTGCCTAAGATTGCATTATAGACAAAGTCCATGTCTACTACCATGAATTCAGTCTGAACTTCCTTAAATGTGTCTCCGTCGCCTAGCTGGACATCTATCTCCAGCGAGCCTTCTACATGTACAGATTTTCAATCAAGCCCTACCAATGGGGTAAAAACTCAATTTAACTCTTCTTTTCTTAGGCCGACTCGAATGAATACTTCAATAGTTATCATATTGACAAAACTTCCTGTGTCTACTAGCATTCTGGATACTTCGAAGTTGTTCAGTCTCCCTTTTATCACCAGCGCATCTTCATGTGGTAGGGCTAGACCTTGACCGTCTAGTTCGGAGAAAGATATGCTTTCAAACTTTCTCATATCCGTAGCTCCCGGGCTTACTGAGGAGACTGTTCTGGCCGCCTTTTTCCACATTGTGTTCCAGTCTCCTCCATTTTATCCTTCCATGATTACGTTAACCACACCTACCGGTTCACCCCTCGGCCTCCTAAGGGTATCTTCGCTACGCTCCCTTTTTCTCTCACCTTCGTTATGCTTATCTTTAGCCTCCCTTTTAATGAACTGAGAAAGGGAGCGCCTCTCTCTATGAGCTTCTCTATTTCTTCTTTCAGGTGCCAGCATTCATTTGTAGTGTGTCCGTTATTTCTGTGGAACTCACAGTACTTGTTGTTATCGCTTTTGTTCGTTGTGGCCGCATTCATCTTTTCGGGCCACCTGACCTTCTCTCGGTTGTCTTTCACCCAGAATAGCACGTTGCTTCTTCTCGTGTTCAGGGGAGTGTAAGGCCTCTCTTCGTCTTTCTTCCGTTTACCCTTAAACCTGTCATTCGAATTTTGTTCATATCTTCTTTCAGAGGATGGTCTTTCATTCATCCATTCTCCATTCCTTCGATCCGAGGAGGAGCCTTCCTTTGTCTTTCCTCCGTGTTGATCAGCTATTTATCTTTAGCCATCGTCTACCTGGATTTGCGTGTGCGCAATGATCATCAGTGCGGTAAACGACTTTGGAGACTTTGCCAGTGACTCTTTTCCAAGGTTAGAGTTTGTGGTTCCGTTTAGCATCGCCGTATAAGCAATTTCTTGGCTCAGATCTTCTATCTGCATCGCCTCCTTGTTGAATCTCTCGATGTATTTTCTCCATCCCTTTGCATGACGGCCAGCAAGTCTATTGACAACTTCCTCTAGGGAATGCATGCCATAAACCGGGCTTGGAACAACCCCGAAAACTGCTTAAATGTGAGCACCGAGCttggttttaaactttggtACCATTCTTGAGCCAGGCCTTTCAAAGTGGTTGGGTACAACTTCCACAACACATGATCCAAGTTAGTCTGGACGTACATCACTGCATGAAATTTGTGGATGTGACTCTTGGGGCACCCTATACCATAATAAGATTCCATGTTCGATGGGTATTTGAACTTCGTGGGAAACTTATGAGAAATAATAAAATCTACCAAGGGTGAGTCACTGCGCATAAAGATGTCAACATCCTCACATCTTATCCCTTGCCTAATCATGACTAGGCAGACCTTTTATTCCAAGTGTTCTTCTTCTCCTTTAGGGCTAGGTTGTTCTCCCATCCAGTGATCATCATCTGGCAGGTATTGGTGTGCTATGCTTTTTTGCATAATTCGCTGGAATTTCTTCGATGTGGATCAATTCCTTTCCCTTATCTACAAAGGTTGTTGGCTTCTGGGCTGGCTGTTTCTCGAGCGCCGATCTATGAGACTACTGCGACACCGTTTGCTTGATGTCTTTAAGGAGGCTAGTAACTTCCAGGAACGTTTTGAACATTGCCTGGTTACTTATGGGTTCGTCCGCCGGCACTCCCGCCGGAACATTCGTTGGTGGGTCTATTCGTCTGGTTGATTGTGGATCACTTGTCTCGTCCTCTTTGTTGCCGGGGAGCAATAAATTCAGAGTCGGTAGCCCTTGTCCTGTAGTTCTGTCAATAACTGGTGAAGGGTCATCTCCGGGAGGATCCATCATTGGATTAGAAATTGTGAAAAGAAATCTGAAAGGAACAATGAAACAATAAGTTCCACGTTCACCGCACCAAATGGTGCAGGTCAAAACTTTCGAGGTCGCCTCTTGAGTATATCTTGCACAAGTAACAatgtaagctcaaaggacctcaggctggTGTTACCTAAAAGCGACTCCGATTCTTAAGTCAATAAGGGTTTTTTCTAGTAGGTAGATGAATGTATAAGTATTTTGAGTCTGAATAATGATTACCTTCTCAAGCACCGAtaaacctctatttatagggtctTTTATGACCAGTTATTGTCTGGGAGATCGTGGGTCTTGTCCATGATCTATGGTTAGCATCAGGCCATATTTTCCGACTATTTAGGATAGAGGGATAATAGAGATGACTACATCAATCCGATCATCTCTTTAGGGAGATGTGTATCTTAGTACTAGGCGATGCCAACATTTTGTTAGCCAGCGGACTACGATCAGGGCGTAGGGCGACCCTAATTTATTAGGCGGAGCTTGGGGTTCGGTCATTTTTAGGACGGTATCAGGATTTAATGGTTCTGTTTTGGAATTAAAGAGGGGttatttattatcaaaattaagttaaggtttatatgtatatttttgtgAAAATTACGAGAGGTTTACATaccttttgccttttttttaaattgttaagtttttatctatataaaaatgaaaaaaaatactatcATACATCATTAATTAAAGTTCATAATTTACACACCGCACCAAtcgtataaaaataattttgacaaTAACAaagattaaattaaaacataatcttttaacAAAACTATACTATGAGTTGGTCTTAAATgatgtataaaataatttattattgattCGGAAATAGTGGATGTTAACTAACAATGTTTGATTATAATTCGTTTATATCTGACCatttatgttaaaataaaaatttgttactcgaaaaataaaaatttaaaattacttggcaagttctatttaatttttaataactagaTAAGTACAAGTTTAATTCATTGAAAAAAGCGATGTCATCCCCTTCGCTAAACCCTAACCCCaccaaaaaccctaaccctaattctTCAAACCTACCCATTTTTTACTTAGAAAACTACCCAAATTCATGGAATTATATCAACTTCAACAAGCCTTCCTCAAATTTGGGGTTGCAGGGAGAGTTTCTTTGGCTCGGAAAAGAAACATTAGGAATAAGCGATTTGGTTTTTTCAGACCAAATCCAGATGAGGATCTCAAAACTGTTCGTGCTAGGCTTAATTCGGTCAGTATTGGTTATTATAAGATAAGGGCGTTTGATGCAAAATATCCGTCTAGGGTTTCGCATGTCTCCCCTCCACAGGCACCTCGCAACAGAATTGAACCACCTCAGACCCGCATCATGAAACCAGCTATCAGGGACACCAGGTCATATGTTCAGGCAGTCCGTAATGATCCTATCATCATCGCACAACAGGAAGCTTCAGCTATGGTTTTAGCTGACTCGATCATTGTTGAGGTAAAAAATCTGCCATTGTTGCTGCAAGTGACATCGTTTCTGCAACTCAAAGGGGTGGATTATGTTTCTGTATTGTTTTTGGGCGGTCCAGAAATTATCCTCCGATTCCGAACAAAAGAGGAGAGAGCAGTGTTAGGTTTCCTTCCttatcagatttttttttatctcttttaGGAGATGTGATCGTTTTACAACAGGCAAAGGACGATACATATGGATTAATGTTGTGGGAATCCCTCTTGTGGATGGGAAGAGGGATTATTCATGCAAATAGGAAAACGCAATGGGGACCCTATTACATTGCATCTAATGATTTTATCAAGGGAGAGGCTTGATACAGGATCAGTTCTCATCTCTACAACTCCGGGATTAATTCAAGAATCCATTCCTTTGTTGTTGGAAGGTAGGGAATTTATTCTTTCCGTTTCTGAATCGGACCTTCCAATAGTTTTGGAGGAGTTGGATAACCATTCTTCGTCAGACTTCTCTGATGACTCGGGCAGTGTTGAAGGATCAGTTAAAGATTGTGGCGTTGCTCAACACGATTCCAAGGCAGCTCCATCTCGTGAGGTACAAGTAGATTCTGCACTCTCTTCTCCAGTATTTATTAAGTCCATAAATCCATCAGAAAATAGACAGTACATCAGTTTCTCCACCGGTTTTTCATCTCAGTCAACTTATTCAGCGGCAAAATAATGGAAGTGCAGCAGGTTCACAGTTTACAGGCTCCAATGCTGAAGTTGAAGTGTCTTCGGGTCTGACACCAGTTTCCTTTAAAGGATTCATTGAACACAAGCGTAAATTGAAACATGTAGATAACACTGGTCGCGTTTGCTCCACGGTTTCTAATTCAGGAAGTCACGGAAACTCCCTCTCAGATGGAAATATCAGGAATATGAACATTTTAAATTCTACAGCAGCCGAATCTCAGAGTAAAGAATCTGAAGCTCTTCTCACATGGAATGTTGGGTTACAATTGGGTTTATTTGctctagaaaaagaagaaggaatCATCCAACTTCTTTTGCAAAGGATCTCTTCGGAGGCTTAGTGTTTTGTTTGCTGCTGTTTTTTCCAGGTTATAAGCTTTTATTAATGTCTTACAACTTCAATTTTGTCTCTTGGAGTTGTCGTGGGGGTTTTTCTTATGGTCGTAAGCATCGTTTTATTCGCTCGCTTGTGTCTTCTCATAACCTTTCTCTTTTGGGTCTTATTGAGACGAAAAAAGAGGTGTTTGATGATTTCAGTATCCGATTTTTATGGCCTCACTTGGACTTCGACTATTGCTTTGTTCCATCCACGGGTGCTTCGGGTGGTCTTCTATGTGTCTGGAATTCGAAACTTATTAATCCTTTTAGGATTGCTAAAACTAATAGATGGAttagtttggattttgtttggcATGGCTTAAATGTGACATTTATCCTAGTTTACGCCAGTAATTGCCTAAGGGAACAGCTTCTATGTGGATCGATATTCTTCCTGAGCTTAGTTCAGATTTTATTTGTATTCTTGTGGGTGATTTTAATGAGATTTTGGATCCTTCAAAGCGTCTAAATTGCAATGGTTTTTCTACTTCTATGCTAGAATTTTTGGCTTTTGTCTCTAGTTCTAATCTGGTTGAGGCTCCTTTGCAAGGTAGATTCTTAACGTGGCAGAACAATATTTCAAGATCAAAAATAGACAGATGTTTCTTGTCTACTATTGCATGTGCTTCTTGGCCGAAATTCTTCTTGAAAGCTTTGCCTAGATCATACTCGGATCATGTTCCTATCCTTTTTTGCTCGGAGGTGGCTACTGATTGGGGTCCTAAGCCTTTTAAGTCCATTAAAGCCTGATGCAGTCATAAAGAATTTAGTTCTTTTGTTGCGGATTCTTAGTCCTCTATTGCTCTTAGGCTGTCGAATGCTAACTTGgtgttaaaattaaaagggctgcggtttttgattaaaaattggAACAGGGAGATTTTCGGCAACTTGGATAACTGGTTAGCTACAGTTCAAAAGGCCATCTCTGACTTGGAAGCAGGCTCGGACTTGATCAGTCTCAATGAAGCCGACGGATCTAGGTTGTCAGACTTACACTCTGAATTGAATCAAATCTCCAAGCACATTGAGTCTCTTTGGCATCAGAAATCAAGGCTTAACTGGAATTTAAAGGGAGACAGAAATACTAAATATTTTCATATTGTGGCTTCTATTCATTCGAAAAGCAATTTGATCTCTGATTTTCTTATTGATGTTGTCTGCTACTCTTCTCCTACAGACATTAAACAAAGGGTCCATTCTTTTTACAAGCATTTGTTCAAGAAAAATTGTAGTGTTGATTTCTCCTTGGCCGAACTTTCTATCAAATCACTCTCTGATCTGCAGGCTGCCTCCCTTCAGTCCCTTTCTCTGAGGAGAAGATTTTCTCAACTCTTATGAGCCGCAATGATAATAAAGCGCCGGGTCCTGACGGCTTCAATTTTTTCTTCTACAAGAACGCTTGGAAGATCTTCAAGAATGATTTTGTCtccctttttggtgattttcATACCTCGGCAACCTTCCCGATTGGTCTTAACACTGCTTTTCTTGTGCTGCTTCCTAAATTTCAGGGTGCAATAGACATAAAAGATTTTCGTCCGATCAGCTTAATTGATGGAGTCTTCAAGCTAATCTCGAAGGCCATGGCTAATAGGTTATCTCCGGTTCTTCCTTTGGTTATCTTTGATAATCAATTTGGGTTTGTTAAAGGAAGAAGTATTCATGACTGTCACATGATCGCCTCAGAGATAATTCATCTTGCTAAACGGCGAAAGGAGAAAGTTTTTCTTTTAAAGCTTGACTTTAGCAAGGCTTTTGATTCTATCTCCTGGCAATTTATTTTGCAGATGCTTAAGAGGATGAATTTTGATAATAAATGGACCAGTTGGATCTCTTCGTGTTTCGACTCTGCTCAGCTATCTGTGCTTCTGAATGGTTGCCCTACTGATAATTTCTTCATGGAAAGAGGGGTTCGTCAAGGAGATCCTATATCTCCTATGCTGTTTGTCCTGGCAGTGGAAAGCCTGCGCGCTATCTTTGCAAAGGCTTGCACTTTGGGGCTGCTCTCTAGCATTCGAATTAATGGTTTGGTGGAAGACCTCTCCATCCTTCAATTCGCAGACGATACTCTCTTATTCGTTCCTGGCGATTTGACTATGATTGAGAATTTGCTTCGTATTTTGCGATGTTTTAAGATGATCTCTGGACTCAAAATTAATTACCAAAAGTCTTCCATTACTGGAATTAATATTGAACCGGTAACTCTTTCTAAAGCTTCTGATATTCTTAAGTGCATGATAGAAGAACTTCCAATCACTTATCTAGTTCTGCCGCTTTTCGATAGAGCAATTGGTCGTAAGCAGTGGGATCCAGTTATTTCTAATTTTTCGAGTCAGTTATCAACTTGGAGAGGTAATCTTTTATCGCCTGCGGGAAGATTAACTCTGATTAAATATGTCTTGTGTAGTTTGCCTGTCTattttctttgttcttttagTATACCTCGGTCTGTGGTCATAACTCTAGATCGGATCATGAGAAGGTTTTTGTGGACTGGAAATATTAATAGTAAGGGTTTCAGTAAATTGGCTTGGACGGACGTTTGTGTTCCTTATTCTTCGGGCGGCCTTAATATTACTCCTTTGCGTATTaagaatttttgtttatttactgAAATGGATTTGGAAATTGAAGGTTTCCGACAAAAATTCGTTTTGGTTTGCTGTGATTTCTAGTAGCTCATCCATTTTCTCTTGGTTTGAAATCGAAGCAGTTAACGTCTCGCATCTTTCTCCTATTTGGAGAGGTATCTTGTATGCTTGTGCTAAAAATAGTGACCTCTGTAactgttttaaatgttcggcagCTATGATTTTGGGCGACGGTAATTCCATTCAATTTTGGTTGGACAAATGGACTTCGGATACGCTGTGTAATTCCTTTCCAAATTTGTTCCTTCTTTCTCGCAACAAGAATGCTTcagtttttgcaattttaaaccCGGAATTACAGCAGTTCATGGGCTTCTCTTGGTCTCGCCATCTTCGCCTTGGTGAGCAGGTGCGTTTCTCTATCTTGTTGCAGCAGCTTCCGCAGAATGTTGTTCTTCATTAAACTCCGGACATGCATGTATGGTGCAAGCGAGATCAGTATACTCCTAAGTCTATGGCTGACCTGATGAGCTTGAAGATGAACAGCCGaccttcttcttttcttctgcaGCGAGTTTGGAAAGAAACTCTCCCGCCTCGTATTCAGTTCTTTGCTTGGTTACTCGCTAGAGATCGAATCTCTTCTAACGCTACTTTGGTTAGAAAAAAAGTTATTCCATCCGATTCAATCTCTTGTTTGGCTTGCTCAAAGGCGGAAACGGGTATCCACATTGTTTTTCATTGCCATTTTGCTTGGCAATTTtggtctattttttttttatcaaaatgcaATGTCAGCTGGATCGTGCCGGGTTCTCTAGATGACTTCTACAGCCAATGGATTTCCATTTCAGTCGGTAGACATCGCAAGCTTTGCAAGCTTTTTTGGTTTTATGGAGTTTGGCACTTGTGGAAGGCTAGAAATAGACGGGTTTTTGACGAGGAATCTTCAGATACTAATTCATTGCTTTTTCTTACTGTTTGCAAAGCAGTGGAGTTTCACAAGGCGCATGATCAAGGATTTTCATACACGGGCAATGATGTTTTCAGATGTATTGATTTCTTCTGTAAGTTTTATTAGCTTCTTGTCCTGTTTCTGACTTTTTTTGCCATCCATATTTTGTGGATGTGCTAATCTATTGATCatttaccaattttttttaataactagataaataaaatatgtacAGTAGACTTAAGTAGTAATTTGCCcactcaacttgtaagcaatggacaattaacacataaattaattttatggacaAATTAGTTATGAAAATTAGCTTAAATTTTTATGGGGTAAATTGCCAATTTAgagaaaaataatttacaagTTTAGAGggaaaattactaaaatggagCTAATTGCTCATAATATGCAAGTTTATAACTAATTTgtctacaaaattaatttatgtgttaattatcCAATACTTATAAGTTGAGGGGTAAATTTCCACTTAAATTTATGTAAAGTACATGAACCTGAAAATTACTTTTGCCAATAATTTTCttatggcttaatacatcatttaacccctaaactttactCTTTTATTCTATGaaacctctaaactaattttttgttgtgttggacctcttaacttttaattttgttctatttaacccctgaTTGTAAACGTGATAGTTACTCGCGGTGACGTGGCTAAAATATCTGACATGGCTTGTACACatgtcaaatttaattaattatcccTCCACCTCATTTATTATTTACACCTAACACATCAGACACCCTAAAACGACACCCTAAACGACATTCTAATGAAAAGTCACAATTTGAATCCCTAAATATCGAATCGATTCATTCAGTGACAAAAAGTTTGATTTCTTTAACAACTCACAACGATTGATTCCTTCTGCAGCTTAGTTATTTGATTTCTTCTCAAACAAAGACGTGCGGTTCGGTCTTTGATATTATACGTTTGAAGCTTTTTCTCTGAGTCTATACCTCGAGGAATCTGATTCTCTGTGTCTTCTCAGAGGTAAGCTTTAtgtctttttgtttatttcttttaaataatgGTAATGGGGTTAGTTTAGGATTTCAGTC includes:
- the LOC126661606 gene encoding uncharacterized protein LOC126661606; translated protein: MMITGWENNLALKEKKNTWNKSDSPLVDFIISHKFPTKFKYPSNMESYYGIGCPKSHIHKFHAVMYVQTNLDHVLWKLYPTTLKGLAQECPVYGMHSLEEVVNRLAGRHAKGWRKYIERFNKEAMQIEDLSQEIAYTAMLNGTTNSNLGKESLAKSPKSFTALMIIAHTQIQTKEGSSSDRRNGEWMNERPSSERRYEQNSNDRFKGKRKKDEERPYTPLNTRRSNVLFWVKDNREKVRWPEKMNAATTNKSDNNKYCEFHRNNGHTTNECWHLKEEIEKLIERGAPFLSSLKGRLKISITKVREKGSVAKIPLGGRGVNR